A single Streptomyces sp. Edi2 DNA region contains:
- a CDS encoding M20/M25/M40 family metallo-hydrolase, with translation MAPATLGRHIAALADAGPRWREDRENIAATLRHLRDELSGSGYEVVEERYGEAPHQINLFASLTGRDPAAPLVEVGAHWDTVQGSPGADDNASGVAGVLEIARALHGLGPRQRGIRFCLFGEEEEWMTGSGAHVEQFTAAGEAVEGLIALEMIGFRDSRTGTQRAPLRIPGVFSPPRTGDFIADLRSLPFANAVQRSARRYVPGLKTYLLKRTGGLLRDAARSDHLPYWRTARRGLLVTDTANLRNPHYHKATDTLSTLDLDFAADVTRAVAGALIDLADRQQG, from the coding sequence GTGGCGCCCGCCACGCTGGGGAGACACATAGCCGCACTGGCCGACGCCGGGCCACGTTGGCGCGAGGACCGGGAGAACATCGCCGCCACCCTGCGGCACCTGCGCGACGAACTCTCCGGTTCCGGGTACGAGGTCGTCGAGGAGCGATACGGCGAAGCGCCGCACCAGATCAATCTGTTCGCCTCACTGACGGGCCGGGACCCCGCGGCGCCCCTGGTGGAGGTCGGTGCACACTGGGACACCGTGCAAGGCAGCCCCGGAGCCGACGACAACGCGAGCGGAGTCGCCGGTGTGCTCGAAATCGCCCGCGCACTGCACGGGCTCGGCCCGCGGCAACGGGGGATCCGCTTCTGTCTCTTCGGCGAGGAGGAGGAGTGGATGACCGGCAGCGGAGCCCATGTCGAGCAGTTCACCGCCGCGGGCGAGGCCGTGGAAGGCCTCATCGCACTGGAGATGATCGGCTTCCGGGACTCCCGCACGGGAACGCAACGCGCCCCGCTCCGGATCCCCGGAGTCTTCTCCCCGCCGCGGACCGGCGACTTCATCGCCGATCTGCGCTCGCTGCCCTTTGCCAACGCGGTGCAGCGCAGCGCCCGCCGGTATGTCCCGGGCCTGAAGACCTACCTCCTGAAGAGGACCGGAGGCCTGCTCCGCGACGCCGCCCGCAGCGACCACCTTCCCTACTGGCGGACGGCCCGCCGCGGCCTCCTCGTCACCGACACGGCAAACCTGCGCAACCCCCACTACCACAAGGCCACCGACACCCTGTCGACCCTCGACCTCGACTTTGCGGCAGACGTCACCCGGGCCGTGGCCGGGGCACTGATCGACCTCGCAGACCGTCAGCAGGGCTGA
- a CDS encoding amino acid adenylation domain-containing protein gives MPGLHGREPDQGGGGQQVGQHVSGDRLAAGEHGPSVRRPTATLVPQLAAVLARSGERTAVEAAGRSVGYRELAAVARACGAAARAHLAAADAGAEPTVTLLLPRGIDLVTAAVGCLLSGVPFVVCDPGQEPARLRGMLLDARAGLVIAAAPDRITAALPPGVPCRTPEWLRTSAAPQPDAEPHPEHLAYLVFTSGSTGRPKPVAVSHRALANRLGWSQRAYPLHEEGRVLALAAPVFDFAIWELFAPLLAGACLVSAPELTESSTGLGELLRSTGTTVAHLVPSLLSGLVGDPALAGCDRLRLLLVGGEAFPTALLEEFRRVLGCEVIHQYGPAEAAIDATFHRAGTAGKAPAAGVTATVPIGRPIDNVSVHLLGENLLPVPPGCIGELFIGGEAPARGYHGSPRRTAEAFLPNPCAAVPGTRMYRTGDLARLLADGSWEFLGRADHQVQVNGVRVELGEIEAALYAGGLVAEAAVVAHRADRGGLRLVAHIVAKPGVPVTAQETLASLDGLPDALRPAQAVVHPALPRTASGKTDLLALRAGELPSRPRPAPVAAETEPEHLLRALWSEVLDTPGPRRGGRLLRPRW, from the coding sequence CTGCCGGGGCTGCACGGCCGGGAGCCGGACCAGGGTGGCGGCGGCCAGCAGGTAGGACAGCACGTTTCCGGCGACCGGCTCGCCGCCGGCGAGCACGGCCCCTCGGTACGGCGGCCGACGGCCACCCTGGTACCGCAGCTCGCCGCCGTACTGGCACGGAGCGGCGAGCGGACGGCGGTCGAGGCGGCAGGGCGGTCCGTCGGTTATCGCGAACTCGCCGCCGTGGCACGGGCCTGCGGAGCGGCGGCCCGAGCACATCTCGCAGCCGCGGACGCCGGAGCCGAGCCGACCGTGACACTGCTGCTGCCACGCGGCATCGACCTGGTCACGGCCGCCGTCGGCTGTCTGCTGTCCGGTGTGCCCTTCGTGGTCTGCGATCCGGGTCAGGAACCGGCACGGCTACGGGGCATGCTCCTCGACGCACGGGCAGGCCTGGTCATCGCCGCCGCACCCGACCGGATCACGGCCGCGCTGCCACCCGGCGTGCCGTGCCGCACCCCGGAGTGGCTGCGCACCTCGGCCGCGCCGCAGCCGGACGCCGAGCCGCACCCCGAACACCTCGCCTACCTGGTGTTCACCTCGGGCAGCACCGGTCGTCCCAAGCCGGTCGCGGTGTCGCACCGGGCGCTGGCCAACCGCCTCGGCTGGTCGCAGCGGGCCTATCCGCTGCACGAGGAGGGCCGTGTGCTGGCGCTGGCGGCGCCGGTGTTCGACTTCGCGATCTGGGAGCTCTTCGCGCCGCTGCTGGCCGGAGCCTGCCTGGTGTCGGCGCCGGAGCTGACGGAGAGCAGTACCGGCCTCGGCGAGCTGCTGCGGAGCACCGGTACGACGGTGGCCCACCTGGTGCCGTCCTTGCTCAGCGGGCTGGTCGGCGACCCCGCGCTGGCCGGCTGCGACCGTCTCAGGCTCCTCCTGGTCGGGGGTGAGGCGTTTCCCACCGCGCTCCTGGAGGAGTTCCGGCGGGTTCTGGGGTGTGAGGTGATCCACCAGTACGGCCCCGCGGAGGCGGCGATCGACGCCACCTTCCATCGCGCCGGGACAGCTGGAAAGGCTCCGGCCGCCGGGGTGACGGCCACCGTGCCGATCGGCCGCCCGATCGACAATGTCTCGGTCCACTTGCTCGGTGAGAACCTCCTGCCGGTGCCGCCCGGCTGTATCGGTGAGCTGTTCATCGGTGGCGAAGCGCCCGCCCGCGGCTACCACGGCAGCCCGCGCCGCACCGCCGAGGCGTTTTTGCCCAACCCCTGTGCAGCGGTCCCCGGCACCCGTATGTACCGGACCGGGGACCTGGCCCGGCTGCTGGCCGACGGTTCATGGGAATTCCTCGGCCGTGCCGACCACCAGGTGCAGGTCAACGGCGTCCGGGTGGAACTCGGCGAGATCGAGGCCGCGCTGTACGCCGGCGGGCTGGTCGCGGAGGCGGCGGTCGTCGCCCACCGGGCCGACCGTGGTGGTCTCCGTCTGGTGGCCCACATCGTGGCGAAGCCCGGTGTGCCGGTCACGGCGCAGGAGACGCTCGCGAGCCTGGACGGTCTGCCCGACGCCCTGCGCCCGGCCCAAGCGGTGGTCCACCCCGCACTGCCCCGCACCGCCAGCGGAAAGACCGACCTGCTGGCCCTGCGCGCGGGAGAACTCCCCAGCCGTCCTCGCCCCGCTCCGGTCGCCGCGGAAACGGAGCCCGAACACCTGCTGAGGGCGCTGTGGTCCGAAGTGCTCGACACCCCCGGACCTCGGCGTGGAGGACGACTTCTTCGACCTCGGTGGTGA
- a CDS encoding MFS transporter — protein MLAGGEPVAGNVLSYLLAAATLVRLPAVQPRQRPAGASKAPALKDVPFVVLTVLNGLLAVNGIVLTVALPLMIMSGHGIPKALAGLFVTANTALVVIFQVRLSRGADTVAGGARAQRRAGILLALSCVGIAAAAAAGSPALAITFLILAVLLLTAGELLHMAGSWGISYGLAPDHARGEYLGVYALGMAFAETVGPVSTASLGVGEGAPGWLAIAAVFLVSGLAVVPVANRALAKRAAAQAEDAARGSQNAVAAAGGAE, from the coding sequence GTGCTCGCCGGCGGCGAGCCGGTCGCCGGAAACGTGCTGTCCTACCTGCTGGCCGCCGCCACCCTGGTCCGGCTCCCGGCCGTGCAGCCCCGGCAGCGGCCCGCCGGAGCCTCCAAGGCGCCTGCCCTCAAAGACGTTCCGTTCGTCGTGCTGACCGTGCTCAACGGCTTGCTCGCCGTCAACGGGATCGTGCTCACCGTGGCACTGCCCTTGATGATCATGTCGGGGCACGGCATCCCCAAGGCACTGGCCGGTCTGTTCGTCACGGCCAACACCGCTCTGGTCGTGATCTTCCAGGTACGCCTGAGCCGCGGCGCCGACACGGTGGCGGGCGGAGCCCGCGCCCAACGCCGGGCCGGGATCCTGCTCGCGCTGTCGTGCGTCGGCATCGCGGCTGCTGCGGCGGCCGGCTCACCGGCTCTCGCCATCACCTTCCTGATCCTGGCCGTCCTGTTGCTGACTGCCGGTGAGCTGCTGCACATGGCAGGAAGCTGGGGAATCTCCTACGGCCTGGCCCCTGACCACGCACGGGGCGAATACCTCGGCGTCTATGCGCTCGGCATGGCCTTCGCCGAGACGGTCGGCCCGGTCTCCACCGCGTCCCTCGGCGTCGGCGAAGGTGCCCCGGGCTGGCTCGCCATCGCGGCCGTGTTCCTGGTCTCCGGGCTGGCAGTGGTGCCGGTGGCGAACCGCGCCCTCGCGAAACGGGCGGCGGCGCAGGCCGAGGACGCGGCACGCGGCTCCCAAAACGCCGTCGCGGCCGCGGGCGGTGCCGAGTGA